In a genomic window of Neomonachus schauinslandi unplaced genomic scaffold, ASM220157v2 HiC_scaffold_1414, whole genome shotgun sequence:
- the CHST14 gene encoding carbohydrate sulfotransferase 14 produces the protein MFPRPLTPLAAPNGAEPLGRALRRAPLGRARAGLGGPPLLLPSMLMFAVIVASSGLLLMIERGILADMKPLPLHPPSREGAAWRQALPRPGGLSLEAGDPDLQVRQDVRNRTLRAVCGQPGMPRDPWDLPVGQRRTLLRHILVSDRYRFLYCYVPKVACSNWKRLLKVLAGVLDSVDVRLKMDHRNDLVFLADLRPEEIRYRLQHYFKFLFVRDPLERLLSAYRNKFGEIREYQQRYGAEIVRRYRAGAGPSPAGDDVTFPEFLRYLVDEDPERMNEHWMPVYHLCQPCAVHYDFVGSYERLEADANQVLEWVRAPPHVRFPARQAWYRPASPESLHYHLCSAPRALLQDVLPKYILDFSLFAYPLPNVTREACHQ, from the coding sequence ATGTTCCCCCGCCCGCTGACCCCCCTGGCGGCCCCAAATGGCGCCGAGCCCCTGGGCCGGGCGCTGAGGCGGGCCCCGCTGGGCAGGGCCCGGGCCGGGCTGGGGGGGCCGCCCCTGCTGCTGCCGTCCATGCTGATGTTCGCGGTGATCGTGGCCTCCAGCGGGCTGCTGCTCATGATCGAGCGGGGCATCCTGGCCGACATGAAGCCCCTTCCTCTGCACCCTCCCAGCCGCGAGGGCGCGGCTTGGCGCCAGgccctccccaggcctgggggGCTGTCCCTGGAGGCCGGGGACCCGGACTTGCAGGTGAGGCAGGACGTCCGGAACCGGACCCTGCGGGCCGTGTGCGGACAACCGGGCATGCCCCGGGACCCGTGGGACTTGCCCGTGGGGCAGCGGCGCACCCTACTGCGCCACATCCTCGTGAGTGACCGCTACCGCTTTCTCTACTGCTACGTCCCCAAGGTGGCCTGCTCGAACTGGAAGCGGCTGCTGAAGGTGCTGGCGGGCGTCCTGGACAGCGTGGACGTGCGCCTCAAGATGGACCACCGCAATGACCTGGTGTTCCTGGCAGACCTGCGGCCCGAGGAGATTCGCTACCGCTTACAGCACTACTTCAAGTTCCTGTTTGTGCGGGACCCCTTGGAGCGCCTGCTGTCCGCCTACCGCAACAAGTTTGGCGAAATCCGAGAGTACCAGCAGCGCTACGGGGCTGAGATCGTGAGGCGGTACAGGGCTGGCGCGGGGCCGAGCCCTGCGGGGGACGATGTCACCTTCCCCGAATTCCTGAGATACCTGGTGGACGAGGACCCTGAGCGGATGAATGAGCACTGGATGCCCGTGTACCACCTGTGCCAGCCTTGTGCGGTGCACTATGACTTTGTAGGCTCCTATGAGAGGCTGGAGGCTGATGCCAACCAGGTGCTGGAGTGGGTGCGGGCACCGCCCCACGTCCGCTTCCCCGCGCGCCAGGCCTGGTACCGGCCGGCCAGCCCCGAGAGCCTGCACTACCACCTGTGCAGCGCCCCGCGGGCCCTCCTGCAGGATGTGCTGCCCAAGTACATCCTAGACTTCTCCCTCTTTGCCTACCCGCTGCCTAACGTCACCAGGGAGGCCTGTCACCAGTGA